One window of the Anaeromyxobacter dehalogenans 2CP-C genome contains the following:
- a CDS encoding NADH-quinone oxidoreductase subunit C, translating to MARNTTATAGPGAAPRASDVLETWNGEPVDARAVPVHDPARFREIVLAAHRGGGRLAALFGREDGGGGVLVTAVLADDPEGRLALLATRAAGALPSIAAELPAAQAFERELAEQWGLRPEGHPWLKPLRFEPPRREAPDPFGRADPRATIPGEYPFFRVEGEEVHEVAVGPVHAGIIEPGHFRFQCHGERVFHLEIVLGYQHRGVERLLRGGPDRRSMALAESIAGDTAVGHGLAYAKAIESLAGVAPTARAMSLRGIGLELERVANHVGDLGALAGDVGFLPTASYCGALRAEFLNAVAEICGNRFGRSLVCPGGVKHDLDAEAARALAARVRAAWEKTRRAASLMFESPSVRARFEGTGTVPTALAQELGMVGPAARASGVDRDVRRDHAFGIYRFSHVAVTTAENGDVLARALIRLLESERSVEFVLDQLERLPGGPSRAAPGPLAPGALVVSMVEGWRGEIAHVAVTDARGKLDAYKVKDPSFHNWFGLAMALRDGQISDFPLCNKSFNLSYAGHDL from the coding sequence ATGGCCCGCAACACGACCGCGACCGCCGGTCCGGGCGCCGCGCCCCGCGCCAGCGACGTCCTCGAGACCTGGAACGGCGAGCCGGTGGACGCGCGCGCCGTGCCGGTGCACGACCCGGCCCGCTTCAGGGAGATCGTCCTCGCCGCGCACCGGGGCGGCGGGCGCCTCGCCGCGCTGTTCGGCCGCGAGGACGGCGGGGGCGGCGTGCTCGTCACCGCCGTGCTGGCGGACGACCCGGAGGGCCGGCTGGCGCTGCTCGCCACCCGCGCCGCCGGCGCGCTCCCGTCCATCGCGGCCGAGCTGCCCGCCGCGCAGGCGTTCGAGCGCGAGCTGGCGGAGCAGTGGGGGCTGCGCCCCGAGGGCCACCCCTGGCTGAAGCCGCTCCGCTTCGAGCCGCCCCGCCGCGAGGCGCCGGATCCGTTCGGCCGCGCCGACCCGCGCGCCACGATCCCGGGCGAGTACCCGTTCTTCCGCGTCGAGGGCGAGGAGGTGCACGAGGTCGCGGTCGGCCCGGTGCACGCCGGCATCATCGAGCCGGGCCACTTCCGCTTCCAGTGCCACGGCGAGCGCGTGTTCCACCTCGAGATCGTGCTCGGGTACCAGCACCGCGGGGTGGAGCGGCTCCTGCGCGGCGGGCCGGACCGGCGCTCGATGGCGCTCGCCGAGTCGATCGCCGGCGACACCGCGGTGGGCCACGGGCTCGCCTACGCCAAGGCGATCGAGTCGCTCGCCGGGGTGGCGCCGACGGCGCGCGCCATGTCGCTGCGCGGCATCGGGCTCGAGCTGGAGCGGGTCGCGAACCACGTCGGCGACCTGGGCGCGCTGGCCGGCGACGTGGGCTTCCTGCCCACGGCCTCGTACTGCGGCGCGCTCCGCGCCGAGTTCCTGAACGCGGTGGCGGAGATCTGCGGCAACCGCTTCGGCCGCAGCCTGGTGTGCCCGGGCGGCGTGAAGCACGACCTCGACGCGGAGGCGGCGCGCGCGCTGGCGGCCCGCGTCCGCGCGGCCTGGGAGAAGACCCGGCGCGCGGCGTCGCTCATGTTCGAGTCGCCCTCGGTGCGCGCCCGCTTCGAGGGCACCGGGACCGTGCCCACCGCGCTGGCGCAGGAGCTCGGCATGGTCGGCCCGGCCGCGCGCGCGAGCGGCGTGGACCGCGACGTCCGCCGCGACCACGCGTTCGGCATCTACCGCTTCTCCCACGTGGCGGTCACCACCGCCGAGAACGGCGACGTGCTCGCCCGCGCGCTCATCCGCCTGCTCGAGTCCGAGCGGAGCGTCGAGTTCGTGCTGGACCAGCTCGAGCGGCTCCCCGGCGGCCCGTCGCGCGCGGCGCCCGGGCCGCTCGCGCCGGGCGCGCTGGTGGTCTCGATGGTGGAGGGCTGGCGCGGGGAGATCGCCCACGTCGCGGTCACCGACGCCCGGGGGAAGCTCGACGCCTACAAGGTGAAGGACCCGTCCTTCCACAACTGGTTCGGCCTCGCCATGGCGCTCCGCGACGGCCAGATCTCCGACTTCCCGCTCTGCAACAAGAGCTTCAACCTCTCCTACGCGGGGCACGACCTGTGA
- a CDS encoding 4Fe-4S binding protein has product MIDILKFRLGYGNQTVAFPDGPPRFPARFRGRPVVEPSRCEDGCAACVEACPTDAILDAGKATMRVDLGRCTFCGDCAAACPSGALRFTGDHRLASRSREALVVSRDAPVLAEALDAELRRVLGRSLKLRQVSAGGCSGCEAELNASGNIQFDVGRFGVQFVASPRHADGLVVTGPVTENMRLALRQTWEAVPAPRIVIAVGACAISGGPFAGSPVTCGGAAAALDGIPVDLYVPGCPPHPITFLDGILRLLGRLK; this is encoded by the coding sequence GTGATCGACATCCTGAAGTTCCGGCTCGGCTACGGGAACCAGACGGTGGCCTTCCCCGACGGCCCGCCGCGCTTCCCGGCGCGCTTCCGGGGCCGGCCGGTGGTGGAGCCCTCGCGCTGCGAGGACGGCTGCGCCGCCTGCGTCGAGGCGTGCCCCACCGACGCGATCCTCGACGCCGGCAAGGCGACGATGCGGGTGGACCTGGGCCGCTGCACGTTCTGCGGCGACTGCGCGGCCGCCTGCCCGTCCGGCGCGCTGCGCTTCACCGGCGATCACCGCCTGGCGTCGCGCTCGCGCGAGGCGCTGGTGGTGTCGCGCGACGCGCCCGTGCTCGCCGAGGCGCTCGACGCCGAGCTCCGGCGGGTGCTGGGCCGCTCCCTCAAGCTCCGGCAGGTCTCGGCGGGCGGCTGCAGCGGCTGCGAGGCGGAGCTGAACGCGTCCGGCAACATCCAGTTCGACGTCGGCCGCTTCGGCGTGCAGTTCGTCGCGTCGCCGCGCCACGCGGACGGCCTCGTGGTCACCGGGCCGGTCACCGAGAACATGCGGCTCGCGCTGCGCCAGACCTGGGAGGCGGTGCCCGCCCCGCGGATCGTGATCGCGGTGGGCGCCTGCGCCATCTCCGGCGGGCCGTTCGCGGGCAGCCCGGTCACCTGCGGCGGCGCCGCGGCCGCGCTCGACGGGATCCCGGTGGACCTCTACGTCCCCGGCTGCCCGCCGCACCCGATCACGTTCCTCGACGGGATCCTGCGGCTGCTCGGGCGCCTGAAGTAG
- a CDS encoding PspC domain-containing protein yields MLCPYCRTENAPGATRCAACTSWMVGRPPFREWTRAREGRMIAGVARGLANRFGVPCAAIRLAFLLSVVLGGWGIVVYVALWIAMPEEPLLLPPHAPREDARPAPSGWGG; encoded by the coding sequence ATGCTCTGCCCGTACTGCCGCACCGAGAACGCGCCCGGCGCGACCCGCTGCGCCGCCTGCACGAGCTGGATGGTGGGCCGCCCGCCGTTCCGCGAGTGGACCCGCGCCCGCGAGGGCCGGATGATCGCGGGCGTCGCGCGCGGGCTCGCCAACCGCTTCGGCGTACCCTGCGCCGCGATCCGCCTCGCGTTCCTGCTCTCCGTCGTGCTCGGCGGCTGGGGGATCGTGGTCTACGTGGCGCTCTGGATCGCCATGCCCGAGGAGCCGCTCCTGCTCCCGCCGCACGCGCCCCGCGAGGACGCGCGCCCTGCGCCGAGCGGCTGGGGCGGCTGA
- a CDS encoding class I SAM-dependent methyltransferase, which produces MRAPNPWTVVPAADHARWLGPEGLDLRSTLDALFQEAYLSAQPDRLLVVGCATGDGLEHVDPSVTARVVGLDVNLQYLAIARQRFFHLGPRLELYCADAEAWRAPPGAFDLVHAALVLEYLHPEPLVRRIAGWLADGGACTIVLRLPGGEAPEPPSQALRLIERAARPVPPEELVRLFEHYGLPLRRQRVVQAPGGASLWAGAFGRAEARPK; this is translated from the coding sequence ATGCGCGCTCCGAACCCGTGGACCGTGGTCCCCGCCGCCGACCACGCGCGATGGCTGGGCCCGGAGGGCCTGGACCTCCGCTCGACGCTCGACGCCCTGTTCCAGGAGGCCTACCTCTCGGCCCAGCCCGACCGCCTGCTGGTGGTCGGCTGCGCCACCGGCGACGGCCTCGAGCACGTGGACCCGTCGGTCACCGCGCGCGTGGTGGGGCTCGACGTCAACCTGCAGTACCTCGCCATCGCGCGGCAGCGCTTCTTCCACCTCGGGCCGCGCCTCGAGCTGTACTGCGCCGACGCGGAGGCCTGGCGCGCGCCGCCCGGCGCCTTCGACCTCGTCCACGCCGCGCTGGTGCTGGAGTACCTGCACCCGGAGCCGCTAGTGCGGCGCATCGCCGGCTGGCTCGCCGACGGCGGCGCCTGCACGATCGTGCTGCGCCTGCCCGGCGGCGAGGCGCCCGAGCCCCCGTCGCAGGCGCTGCGCCTCATCGAGCGCGCCGCCCGGCCGGTGCCCCCGGAGGAGCTGGTGCGCCTGTTCGAGCACTACGGGCTGCCGCTCCGGCGGCAGCGCGTCGTCCAGGCGCCCGGCGGCGCGAGCCTCTGGGCCGGCGCCTTCGGGCGCGCCGAGGCCCGCCCGAAATAA
- a CDS encoding GNAT family N-acetyltransferase, with product MRVRRLEPADLDGCLDLFAAVCAERRWLATEPPVDRREVRRGWEALLGTGEGTLLVAEAGAGAPPAGMAMLVGRTLPQLGMLVAEGFRRQGVGDALVRAAVGWAREAGARELVLHVFPHNTAARALYAKHGFAQTTVLRRAFPRSTGERWDAIRMTKALDRA from the coding sequence ATGCGCGTGCGGCGCCTCGAGCCCGCGGACCTGGACGGCTGCCTCGACCTGTTCGCGGCGGTGTGCGCCGAGCGCCGCTGGCTCGCGACCGAGCCGCCGGTGGACCGCCGCGAGGTGCGCCGCGGCTGGGAGGCGCTGCTCGGGACCGGCGAGGGGACGCTGCTCGTCGCCGAGGCCGGGGCGGGCGCGCCGCCGGCCGGCATGGCGATGCTGGTGGGCCGGACGCTGCCGCAGCTGGGGATGCTGGTGGCCGAGGGGTTCCGCCGCCAGGGCGTCGGCGACGCGCTGGTGAGGGCCGCGGTGGGCTGGGCGCGCGAGGCCGGCGCGCGGGAGCTGGTGCTGCACGTGTTCCCGCACAACACCGCCGCCCGCGCGCTGTACGCGAAGCACGGCTTCGCGCAGACCACCGTGCTCCGCCGCGCCTTCCCCCGCAGCACCGGCGAGCGCTGGGACGCGATCCGGATGACGAAGGCGCTGGATCGGGCCTGA
- a CDS encoding nicotinate phosphoribosyltransferase has translation MPVPSQLYRPSLALLTDYYELTMAYAAWKSGAAAKQASFTLSFRSNPFHGGFTVAAGLEHAMDLVAHLRFSDEDLAWLATQAGADGAPLFEGGFLDALRALEVDVDVDAAPEGTVVFPTEPLVRVTGPVIPCMLLETPLLAVVNFQTLVATKAARVCLAAGGDPVLEFGLRRAQGIDGGLAASRAAYVGGCAATSNTLAARLYGIPGKGTHAHSWVMLHASEREAFLEYAKAMPANCVFLVDTYGSLDGIRNAVEVGRWLREHGHELLGVRLDSGDLAWLSIQARRMLDEAGFPRAAVYASNELDEIIIQSLKDQGARIGVWGVGTRLVTGQDDGALGGVYKLGAVRASPDARWEHRVKVSEQAAKTTIPGLLQVRRFSGPQGFLADVVYDELTGLPASPVMVDPLDPTRRRQLAEGTPAEDLLVPVFRGGRQVYAPPPLDAVRARTQAQLARFHAGVKRFVNPHQFPVGLERGLHDLRTELVLAARRAPI, from the coding sequence ATGCCCGTCCCGTCCCAGCTCTACCGCCCCTCGCTCGCGCTCCTCACCGACTACTACGAGCTGACCATGGCGTACGCGGCCTGGAAGAGCGGCGCCGCGGCGAAGCAGGCGTCGTTCACGCTCTCGTTCCGGTCGAACCCGTTCCACGGTGGGTTCACGGTGGCGGCGGGGCTCGAGCACGCCATGGACCTGGTCGCCCACCTGCGCTTCTCCGACGAGGACCTCGCCTGGCTGGCCACGCAGGCCGGCGCGGACGGCGCGCCGCTGTTCGAGGGCGGCTTCCTGGACGCGCTCCGCGCGCTCGAGGTGGACGTGGACGTGGACGCGGCGCCCGAGGGCACGGTGGTGTTCCCGACCGAGCCGCTGGTGCGCGTCACCGGGCCGGTGATCCCGTGCATGCTGCTCGAGACGCCGCTGCTCGCGGTGGTGAACTTCCAGACGCTCGTCGCCACCAAGGCCGCGCGGGTGTGCCTCGCGGCGGGCGGGGACCCGGTGCTCGAGTTCGGGCTGCGGCGCGCGCAGGGGATCGACGGCGGCCTGGCCGCGAGCCGCGCCGCGTACGTGGGCGGCTGCGCCGCCACCTCGAACACCCTGGCCGCGCGGCTGTACGGGATCCCGGGGAAGGGGACGCACGCGCACTCCTGGGTGATGCTGCACGCGAGCGAGCGCGAGGCGTTCCTGGAGTACGCGAAGGCGATGCCGGCGAACTGCGTGTTCCTGGTGGACACCTACGGCAGCCTGGACGGGATCCGGAACGCCGTCGAGGTGGGGCGCTGGCTCCGCGAGCACGGGCACGAGCTGCTCGGCGTCCGCCTCGACTCCGGCGACCTCGCCTGGCTGTCGATCCAGGCCCGGCGCATGCTCGACGAGGCGGGCTTCCCGCGCGCGGCGGTGTACGCCTCGAACGAGCTCGACGAGATCATCATCCAGAGCCTGAAGGACCAGGGCGCGCGCATCGGGGTGTGGGGCGTCGGCACGCGGCTGGTCACCGGCCAGGACGACGGCGCGCTGGGCGGCGTGTACAAGCTGGGCGCGGTCCGCGCCTCGCCGGACGCGAGATGGGAGCACCGGGTGAAGGTGTCGGAGCAGGCCGCGAAGACCACCATCCCCGGCCTCCTGCAGGTGCGCCGGTTCTCCGGCCCGCAGGGCTTCCTCGCCGACGTCGTCTACGACGAGCTCACCGGGCTGCCGGCGTCGCCGGTGATGGTGGACCCGCTCGACCCGACCCGCCGCCGGCAGCTCGCGGAGGGCACGCCGGCCGAGGACCTGCTCGTCCCGGTGTTCCGCGGCGGCCGGCAGGTCTACGCCCCGCCGCCGCTCGACGCGGTGCGGGCGCGCACGCAGGCGCAGCTCGCCCGGTTCCACGCCGGCGTGAAGCGGTTCGTGAACCCGCACCAGTTCCCGGTGGGGCTGGAGCGCGGCCTCCACGATCTCCGCACCGAGCTGGTCCTCGCCGCGCGCCGGGCGCCGATCTGA
- a CDS encoding aconitate hydratase, whose protein sequence is MNDFLGVVTPFDLGSGRTGKLVSLPALERKGFGPISRLPVSLRVVLESLARNADGQRVTEEDVRALAQWKPRAERTREVPFVVGRVLLQDFTGVPLLVDLAAMRAAVAKLGKDPMIVEPIVPVDLVVDHSVQVDAFASPEALRWNMDLEFDRNVARYEFLKWGTQAFERLRIVPPGMGICHQVNLEFLAKGVLEKDGVYYPDTLVGTDSHTPMVNGLGVVAWGVGGIEAEAAMLGQPTYFLTPDVVGVHLTGALREGVTATDLVLRVTEVLRKAKVVGKFVEFFGAGAETLPVPERATLSNMAPEYGATMGFFPPDEQSLRYLEQTGRPKEVVDTFRAYYAAQGMLRIPRPGEVDYSEVVELDLGSVRPAVAGPKRPQDRIELPALKQAFRELFTRADATGYGKPAAELGQRHRLASAPSGQTRPGGGLQDPDSAPDGRKNTSTLTETEMMNNRPTPDPVGLVPRLADGDVEVGHGDVLIAAITSCTNTSNPSVMLAAGLLARKAVAKGLTVKPTVKTSFGPGSRVVSRYLERTGLQKDLDALGFNVVGYGCTTCIGNSGPLDGRIEKLLGEHDLVGAAVLSGNRNFEARVHQSIKANFLMSPPLVVAFAIAGTVDVDLEQEPLGTGKDGEPVYLRDVWPTIQEVEALRGAAADPEQYRQNYAGFSQNDRWNALPVRGGKLYEWNPESTYIQQPPYFEGFGLSAGTIGEITGARPLAIFGDSVTTDHISPAGSIKPTSPAGKYLQSLGVSVADFNSYGARRGNDHVMVRGTFANVRVKNLMVPGVEGGVTRHQPDGTQQPIHDAAMQYAREGVPLCVVAGQEYGTGSSRDWAAKGTVLLGIRFVAARSFERIHRSNLVGMGVLPVQLPEGVSAATLKLDGTETFDLLGISEGLAPRQAARLVIHRAGGAREEVPVTVRIDTPIEVEYYRHGGIMQYVLRQLVQRA, encoded by the coding sequence ATGAACGATTTCCTCGGCGTCGTCACCCCCTTCGATCTCGGCTCCGGCCGGACCGGCAAGCTCGTCTCGCTGCCCGCGCTGGAGCGCAAGGGCTTCGGCCCCATCTCGCGGCTCCCCGTCTCGCTGCGCGTCGTGCTCGAGTCGCTCGCCCGCAACGCGGACGGGCAGCGCGTCACCGAGGAGGACGTGCGCGCGCTCGCGCAGTGGAAGCCGCGGGCGGAGCGCACCCGCGAGGTCCCGTTCGTCGTCGGCCGGGTGCTGCTGCAGGACTTCACCGGGGTGCCGCTCCTCGTGGACCTCGCCGCGATGCGCGCGGCGGTCGCGAAGCTCGGCAAGGACCCGATGATCGTCGAGCCGATCGTCCCGGTGGACCTGGTGGTGGACCACTCGGTGCAGGTGGACGCGTTCGCGTCGCCCGAGGCGCTCCGCTGGAACATGGACCTCGAGTTCGACCGGAACGTGGCGCGCTACGAGTTCCTGAAGTGGGGCACGCAGGCGTTCGAGCGGCTCCGCATCGTCCCGCCGGGCATGGGCATCTGCCACCAGGTCAACCTCGAGTTCCTGGCCAAGGGCGTGCTGGAGAAGGACGGGGTGTACTACCCGGACACGCTGGTGGGCACCGACTCGCACACGCCCATGGTGAACGGCCTCGGCGTCGTGGCCTGGGGCGTGGGCGGCATCGAGGCCGAGGCGGCCATGCTCGGCCAGCCGACGTACTTCCTCACGCCGGACGTGGTGGGCGTGCACCTCACGGGCGCGCTCCGCGAGGGCGTCACCGCCACCGACCTCGTGCTCCGCGTGACCGAGGTGCTGCGCAAGGCCAAGGTGGTGGGCAAGTTCGTCGAGTTCTTCGGCGCCGGCGCCGAGACGCTGCCGGTGCCGGAGCGCGCCACGCTCTCGAACATGGCGCCGGAGTACGGCGCCACCATGGGCTTCTTCCCGCCCGACGAGCAGTCGCTCCGCTACCTCGAGCAGACCGGCCGGCCGAAGGAGGTCGTGGACACGTTCCGCGCCTACTACGCGGCGCAGGGCATGCTGCGCATCCCGCGCCCCGGCGAGGTGGACTACTCCGAGGTGGTCGAGCTCGACCTCGGCAGCGTCCGCCCGGCGGTGGCCGGGCCGAAGCGCCCGCAGGACCGCATCGAGCTGCCCGCGCTGAAGCAGGCGTTCCGCGAGCTGTTCACGCGCGCGGACGCGACCGGCTACGGCAAGCCGGCCGCGGAGCTGGGCCAGCGCCACCGCCTGGCGTCGGCGCCGAGCGGCCAGACGCGCCCCGGCGGCGGCCTGCAGGACCCGGACAGCGCGCCGGACGGGCGGAAGAACACGAGCACGCTCACCGAGACCGAGATGATGAACAACCGGCCCACGCCGGATCCGGTGGGGCTGGTGCCGCGCCTCGCCGACGGCGACGTGGAGGTCGGCCACGGCGACGTGCTCATCGCCGCCATCACCTCGTGCACCAACACGTCCAACCCGAGCGTCATGCTCGCGGCCGGCCTGCTCGCCCGCAAGGCGGTGGCGAAGGGCCTCACGGTGAAGCCGACCGTGAAGACCTCGTTCGGCCCCGGGTCGCGGGTGGTGTCGCGGTACCTCGAGCGCACCGGGCTGCAGAAGGACCTCGACGCGCTCGGCTTCAACGTCGTCGGCTACGGCTGCACCACCTGCATCGGCAACTCCGGGCCGCTCGACGGGCGCATCGAGAAGCTGCTCGGCGAGCACGACCTGGTGGGCGCGGCGGTGCTCTCCGGCAACCGGAACTTCGAGGCCCGGGTGCACCAGTCGATCAAGGCCAACTTCCTGATGAGCCCGCCGCTGGTGGTGGCGTTCGCGATCGCCGGCACGGTGGACGTCGATCTCGAGCAGGAGCCGCTCGGCACCGGCAAGGACGGCGAGCCGGTGTACCTGCGCGACGTGTGGCCCACGATCCAGGAGGTGGAGGCGCTCCGCGGCGCGGCCGCGGACCCGGAGCAGTACCGGCAGAACTACGCCGGGTTCTCGCAGAACGACCGCTGGAACGCGCTGCCGGTGCGCGGCGGCAAGCTGTACGAGTGGAACCCGGAGTCCACCTACATCCAGCAGCCGCCCTACTTCGAGGGCTTCGGCCTCTCCGCCGGCACCATCGGCGAGATCACCGGCGCGCGGCCGCTCGCGATCTTCGGCGACTCGGTCACCACCGATCACATCAGCCCGGCCGGCTCGATCAAGCCGACCTCGCCGGCCGGCAAGTACCTCCAGTCGCTGGGCGTGTCGGTGGCCGACTTCAACAGCTACGGCGCGCGCCGCGGCAACGACCACGTCATGGTGCGCGGCACGTTCGCGAACGTGCGGGTGAAGAACCTGATGGTGCCCGGCGTCGAGGGCGGGGTGACGCGCCACCAGCCGGACGGGACGCAGCAGCCCATCCACGACGCCGCCATGCAGTACGCGCGCGAGGGCGTCCCGCTCTGCGTGGTGGCCGGCCAGGAGTACGGGACCGGCAGCTCGCGCGACTGGGCGGCGAAGGGCACGGTGCTGCTCGGCATCCGCTTCGTGGCGGCGCGGAGCTTCGAGCGCATCCACCGCTCCAACCTGGTGGGCATGGGCGTGCTCCCGGTGCAGCTGCCGGAGGGCGTGTCCGCGGCGACGCTGAAGCTCGACGGCACCGAGACGTTCGACCTGCTCGGCATCTCCGAGGGGCTCGCGCCGCGGCAGGCGGCCCGCCTCGTGATCCACCGCGCCGGGGGCGCGCGCGAGGAGGTCCCGGTCACGGTGCGGATCGACACGCCGATCGAGGTCGAGTACTACCGGCACGGCGGCATCATGCAGTACGTGCTCCGGCAGCTCGTGCAGCGCGCCTGA
- a CDS encoding DUF2007 domain-containing protein: MELGPQREGNAQHSSEYRTVAVYWTRAEAELARGMLEADGIPAAFRDGADAVLLPGTRALRLMVPAMDLDRSRELLATPEAATHAAEPPAPAVPARDGWGVTWLVVWIAAFGLAGVFALARALR; this comes from the coding sequence GTGGAGCTGGGGCCGCAGCGCGAGGGGAACGCGCAGCACTCGTCGGAGTACCGGACCGTCGCCGTCTACTGGACGCGCGCCGAGGCGGAGCTCGCCCGCGGCATGCTCGAGGCGGACGGCATCCCCGCCGCGTTCCGCGACGGCGCCGACGCGGTGCTGCTGCCGGGCACGCGCGCGCTGCGCCTCATGGTGCCCGCCATGGACCTCGACCGCTCGCGCGAGCTCCTGGCGACGCCGGAGGCGGCGACGCACGCCGCGGAGCCGCCCGCGCCGGCGGTGCCGGCGCGCGACGGCTGGGGCGTCACCTGGCTGGTGGTGTGGATCGCGGCGTTCGGGCTCGCCGGCGTGTTCGCGCTCGCGCGCGCCCTGCGCTGA
- a CDS encoding cation:proton antiporter produces the protein MIAHLLLSLALLLTAAKLGGVLAVRLGQPAVLGELVAGIALGALPALGLHGAAGLAHDPVLEALAELGVILLLFEVGLSTRLAELVKVGASAFLVACIGVVAPMALGYGVGAWLLPGASPLAHLFLGAALSATSVGITARVLRDMGRIGSPAGQIILGAAVIDDVLGLLVLAVMVGLAGGGGDGAGTWTVLALVGAKAVGFLGAALVAGRWAAPRLFAVAARLRAQGVLFTLALAVCLALSWAASAVELAPIVGAFAAGLVLEGVPFAELSGGEERLEERLTPLAAVLVPLFFVRMGLAVDLGALGTGSLALAGALSVAAIVGKQACALAVVTPGVDRLAVGLGMIPRGEVGLIFANIGLSLTAGGRPLLGPGAFAAIVAMVLVTTLVTPPLLRWRMGSAPAAAAVRPGPGVRAA, from the coding sequence GTGATCGCGCACCTTCTCCTCTCCCTCGCCCTCCTGCTCACCGCCGCGAAGCTGGGCGGCGTCCTCGCGGTCCGCCTCGGCCAGCCGGCGGTCCTCGGCGAGCTCGTCGCGGGCATCGCGCTCGGCGCGCTGCCTGCGCTCGGCCTGCACGGGGCGGCGGGGCTGGCGCACGATCCGGTCCTCGAGGCGCTCGCCGAGCTCGGGGTGATCCTGCTGCTGTTCGAGGTCGGGCTCTCCACCCGCCTCGCCGAGCTGGTGAAGGTCGGCGCCTCCGCGTTCCTGGTGGCGTGCATCGGCGTGGTGGCGCCCATGGCGCTCGGCTACGGCGTCGGCGCGTGGCTCCTGCCCGGGGCGAGCCCGCTCGCGCACCTGTTCCTGGGCGCGGCGCTCTCCGCCACCAGCGTCGGCATCACCGCCCGCGTGCTCCGGGACATGGGGCGCATCGGCTCGCCGGCCGGGCAGATCATCCTCGGCGCGGCGGTGATCGACGACGTGCTCGGCCTGCTGGTGCTGGCGGTGATGGTGGGGCTCGCCGGCGGCGGGGGGGACGGCGCCGGGACGTGGACGGTGCTGGCGCTGGTCGGGGCGAAGGCGGTCGGGTTCCTCGGCGCCGCTCTGGTGGCCGGGCGCTGGGCGGCGCCGCGGCTGTTCGCGGTCGCGGCGCGGCTCCGCGCGCAGGGCGTGCTGTTCACGCTGGCGCTGGCGGTGTGCCTCGCGCTGTCCTGGGCGGCCTCGGCGGTGGAGCTCGCGCCGATCGTGGGCGCGTTCGCGGCGGGGCTGGTGCTGGAGGGCGTGCCGTTCGCGGAGCTGAGCGGCGGCGAGGAGCGGCTCGAGGAGCGCCTCACCCCGCTCGCCGCGGTGCTCGTGCCGCTCTTCTTCGTGCGCATGGGGCTGGCGGTCGATCTCGGCGCCCTGGGCACCGGCTCGCTCGCGCTGGCGGGCGCGCTGTCGGTGGCGGCGATCGTCGGCAAGCAGGCGTGCGCGCTCGCGGTGGTGACGCCGGGCGTGGACCGGCTCGCGGTGGGGCTGGGGATGATCCCGCGCGGCGAGGTGGGCCTCATCTTCGCGAACATCGGCCTGTCGCTCACCGCCGGCGGGCGGCCGCTGCTCGGGCCGGGCGCGTTCGCGGCCATCGTCGCGATGGTGCTCGTCACCACGCTCGTGACGCCGCCGCTGCTCCGCTGGCGGATGGGGTCGGCTCCCGCGGCGGCCGCCGTCCGGCCCGGACCTGGCGTCCGTGCGGCGTGA